The proteins below come from a single Sander lucioperca isolate FBNREF2018 chromosome 20, SLUC_FBN_1.2, whole genome shotgun sequence genomic window:
- the cpsf6 gene encoding cleavage and polyadenylation specificity factor subunit 6 isoform X3, producing MADGVDHIDIYADVEEEFNQEADYPVHEQIDLYDEVISPSANNGDAPEDRDYLDTLPTPGGSEGGKSSQPNVVYTYTGKRIALYIGNLTWWTTDEDLTEAIRSVGITDVLEIKFFENRANGQSKGFALVCVASEASSRKLMELLSKRELHGQNPIVTPCNKQSLSQFEMQSRKSTQSGQMSGEGKAGPPGAGPRGGFPMGRGRGRFPGPPGPGGDRFPGPVGPGGPPPHFPGPGMRPDLIRHQDGPLMDMSFNPFPPGGRNGSWRGRGGMQGPPRPPPGPPGPPGPPPPGQGLPPPLAGPPNRGDRPPPPVLFPGQFGQPPMGPLPPGPPPPGYGPPPGPPPPQQGPPPPGPFPPRPPGPIGPPMALAPPPHMPGPPPGGPPPAPHVNPAFFPPPGNNNMPPNDSRGPPGPNDPYGRPPPYERGDYGPGGREMEASRTPLSEAEFEEIMNRNRAISSSAISRAVSDASAADYGSAIETLVTAISLIKQSKVSADDRCKVLISSLQDCLHGIESKSYGSASSPMMLVHARRERSRERDHSRSREKSRRHKSRSRDRHEDYYRERSRERDRHRERDRDRDREREREREYRHR from the exons TGACTACCTGGACACACTGCCTACACCAGGTGGTTCAGAGGGAGGGAAGAGTTCCCAGCCCAATGTGGTGTACACTTACACAGGCAAAAGGATTGCCCTGTACATAGGAAACCTCACATGG TGGACGACAGACGAGGACCTGACAGAAGCTATCCGGTCAGTAGGCATCACAGATGTGCTGGAGATCAAGTTCTTTGAAAACAGAGCCAATGGCCAGTCAAAAGG GTTTGCACTGGTGTGTGTGGCCTCGGAGGCATCATCCAGGAAGTTAATGGAGCTGCTGTCAAAGAGGGAGCTCCATGGTCAGAATCCCATCGTCACACCGTGCAACAAACAGTCCCTCAGCCAGTTTGAGATGCAGTCACGCAAAA GTACCCAGTCAGGCCAGATGTCTGGGGAAGGTAAAGCTGGTCCCCCTGGCGCTGGCCCTCGTGGGGGTTTCCCCATGGGTCGAGGCAGAGGCAGGTTCCCTGGACCACCTGGCCCCGGTGGAGACCGCTTCCCTGGTCCTGTTGGGCCTGGAGGACCGCCACCACATTTCCCTG GCCCAGGGATGAGACCAGATCTGATTAGGCACCAAGATGGCCCTCTGATGGATATGAGTTTCAATCCCTTCCCGCCGGGGGGCAGGAACGGGAGCTGGCGTGGCAGAG GTGGAATGCAGGGTCCCCCACGTCCCCCTCCTGGTCCACCTGGTCCTCCAGGGCCTCCACCTCCTGGCCAGggcctcccccctcccctcgcTGGTCCTCCAAATCGTGGGGACAGGCCTCCTCCCCCAGTTCTCTTCCCTGGTCAGTTTGGCCAGCCTCCAATGGGACCACTGCCCCCAGGCCCACCTCCTCCAGGTTATGGCCCTCCCCCTGGTCCCCCACCCCCTCAACAGGGCCCACCACCTCCAGGACCCTTCCCTCCACGCCCCCCTGGCCCCATTGGGCCCCCCATGGCTTTGGCACCACCACCACACATGCCAGGTCCCCCACCGGGTGGGCCACCACCAGCACCCCATGTCAACCCTGCCTTTTTTCCCCCACCTGGCAACAACAACATGCCCCCCAACGACAGCCGAGGCCCCCCTGGACCAAACGACCCATACGGACGCCCGCCACCATATGAAAGAGGGGACTATGGTCCTGGAGGCCG GGAGATGGAGGCGTCACGGACACCTCTGAGTGAGGCAGAGTTTGAGGAGATCATGAACAGAAACAGAGCCATCTCCTCCAGTGCCATATCTAGAGCAGTGTCTGATGCcagtgcag CTGACTATGGAAGTGCTATAGAGACCTTGGTGACAGCGATTAGTCTGATTAAGCAGTCCAAAGTGTCAGCAGACGACCGCTGTAAGGTCCTCATCAGTTCCCTGCAGGACTGTCTTCACGGCATTGAGTCAAAAAGCTACGGTTCCGCTTCCAG TCCAATGATGCTTGTCCATGCCAGGCGAGAACGTTCCAGGGAACGAGACCACAGCCGCTCTAGAGAAAAGAGCCGGCGTCACAAGTCCCGCAGTCGTGACCGGCATGAGGACTATTACCGAGAACGCAGCCGGGAGCGGGACCGGCATCGGGAGAGGGACCGGGACCGAGAccgggagagggagagagagagggagtacAGACACCGCTAA